The Scytonema hofmannii PCC 7110 nucleotide sequence ATTGAGACTATCAATGACGAATTGAAGAATCATTGTCAAGTTGAACACACCAGACATCGCAGTGTGAACAATTTTATAATAAATATTTTGGGAGGACTAACAGCATATTGTTTCTTTCCAAAAAAACCGTCACTCAACCTGAAAAAAGTAAATGACGGGCAATTATTTTTAAACTTTGCTTAAACCGAACTCAGGTTAATTA carries:
- a CDS encoding transposase, producing LSKALWEMLFADGIQLFTKLRKNMKNHIMSMEDKILLRKRAIIETINDELKNHCQVEHTRHRSVNNFIINILGGLTAYCFFPKKPSLNLKKVNDGQLFLNFA